The Paracoccus albus region AGCGCGTCCGCGGCCAGAGAGTAGGCGTCATCCTGCCCCGTCAGCCGCAATGCTTCCGCCGAAAGGGCAAGGGAAAGTTCACGCAGCGCTGATGCCTCGCCCCGCAAACATCTGATCGCTTCCGCAACTTCCAGAGCGTTGCCGGCTGCACGGGCAAGCGGCTGATCCATATCCGTGATCAGCGCGGATGTGCGGCAACCTGCAGCCTCGGCAGTTTCAACCAGCGAAACGGCCAGTGCCTCGGCCTGCTCTGGCGTACCCATGAATGCGCCGGACCCGGTCTTCACGTCCAGCACCAACGCATCGGGGCCGACTGCTAGCTTTTTGGACAGGATCGACGCGGTGATCAGGTCAATGGACTCAACGGCCCCTGCTTCATCCCGGATGGCATACAAACGCCGATCCGCGGGTGCGAGATCGGCAGAAGCGGCAACAATGGCGCAACCGACCTCGCCGACGGCTTTGCGGAACGCCTCCTCCGTCAGATCGCAGTCAAAGCCCGGAATTGCCTCCAGCTTATCCAGCGTTCCGCCGGTATGGCCCAGCCCCCGGCCAGAGATCATGGGAACATAAGCCCCGCAAGCCGCAAGCAAGGGTGCCACAACCAGCGACACGACATCGCCAACGCCGCCGGTTGAGTGCTTGTCGACGACAGGACCGGGCAGGTCCCATGTCATCAGATCGCCGGAATCCCGCATCGCGCGGGTCAGGGCCGTGCGTCCCTCAGCCGATAGGCCGCGCAGCAGCACCGCCATCGCAAATGCCCCGGCCTGCGCATCCGAAAGCGAGCCATCCGACAACCCAGCCGCAATCAGCCGTGCACCGCGATCATCCAGTTCACCCTCGTCACGAAGGCGCGCGATGATCGGTCGAAGGTCCGTGACCTTCGACGGGCCGCCCGCTTCGTTCATGCTCAGCTGCCCCCCATATGGCCCGCGTCAAAGCGCCCCGGCAGCAACTCGCCAATCGTCGTTGAAAACGTCGCACCAGAGGTTGTCGCCAGCAGAACAGGCGTATCGCTGCGGCCGAACTCTGCCAGCTTCTGCCGACACCCGCCGCAGGGCGGAACGGGTTCGGGACTGCCAGCAATCACCGCGACTTCCGTCAGTTGGGTCTCACCAGCTGCAACCATCGCAGCGATGGCGCCAGCTTCTGCGCAAGTGCCTTCGGGATAAGCGACGTTTTCGACATTGCACCCCCGATAGATCGTGCCGGATGCGCCGCGCACCGCTGCTCCGACCTTGAACGTGGAATAGGGCGCATAAGCTGCTTCGCGCACCTCGCGTGCGGCGTCTAGAAGGGACATAGGCGGCCTCCGGTTGTCATCGGCGGATTCTGCGCGCTGCAGGTGCCGGATGCAAGATGTCGATATATCCTCGCAAAGACTTACTGAGGCGGGAACGGGCGCGACGGCTTGTGATGATCCGCCAAACTAGTTTAACGCTGAACCATGAAGCAGGCACGGTTTCACCCAACCGTAGCACGACATTGACAGCACCCGGCCCGCTCGGCCAGGGACGCCGCATGAAAGGGGGCAACTATGGAAGAGCAGCGCCAAGATAAGGCTCGTGCATCCGCACTGGAATATCACGAGTTTCCGCGCCCCGGTAAGCTTGAGATTCGCGCAACGAAGCCCCTTGCCAATGGCCGCGACCTTGCCCGCGCCTACAGCCCCGGCGTGGCCGAGGCCTGCATGGAGATCAAGGAAAATCCGGCGGATGCGGCGCGATATACGTCGCGCGGCAACCTTGTCGCTGTGGTCTCCAACGGGACTGCCGTGCTTGGGCTGGGCAATATCGGCCCACTTGCGTCCAAGCCGGTGATGGAGGGCAAGGCCGTCCTGTTCAAGAAATTCGCCAATATCGACTGCTTCGATCTGGAAATTGCCGAAGCCGATCCCGAAAAGCTGGCCGCCATCGTGCAAAGCCTTGAGCCAAGCTTTGGCGCTATCAATCTGGAGGATATCAAAGCCCCGGAGTGCTTCATCGTCGAAAAGCTTTGCCGGGAACGTATGAATATCCCGGTCTTTCATGATGACCAGCACGGCACCGCAATCGTCGTAGGCGCCGCCGCGGCCAACGCCCTGCGCGTCGTCGGCAAAAAGTTCGAGGATATCAAGATCGTCTCCACCGGCGGTGGTGCCGCTGGCATTGCCTGCCTGAACATGCTGCTCAAGCTCGGCGTCAAGCGCGAGAATGTCTGGCTCTGCGACATTCACGGGCTGGTCTATGAGGGCCGGACAGACGATATGAACCCCCAAAAGGCAGCCTATGCGCAAAACAGCGATTTGCGCACACTGGATCAGGTCATCGACGGTGCGGACATGTTCCTTGGCCTGTCTGGCCCCGGCGTTCTCAAGCAAGACATGGTCGGACGGATGGCCCCCCGCCCGGTGGTCTTTGCGCTCGCCAACCCGACGCCAGAGATCATGCCCGATGAGGTAAAAGCGATTGCGCCCGATGCGGTTATCGCCACCGGTCGCAGCGACTTCCCGAACCAGGTGAACAACGTCCTTTGCTTCCCGTTCATATTTCGCGGCGCCCTGGATGTCGGGGCGACACAGATCAACGATGAAATGCAGATCGCCTGTATCGAAGGCATTGCCGCACTCGCCCGCGCGACGACCGCCGCCGAAGCAGCAGCGGCCTATCGCGGCGAAACGCTGACCTTCGGCCCGGATTACCTGATCCCGAAGCCGTTCGATCCGCGCCTGATCGGTGTCGTCTCTTCCGCCGTCGCCAAGGCGGCGATGGAATCCGGTGTGGCGACGCGACCGCTGGAGGATATCAACGCCTACAAACGCAAGCTGGATGGATCCGTCTTCCGGTCCGCACTTATCATGCGCCCCGTGTTCGAGGCGGCGGCCACAGCCAGCCGCCGTATCGTCTTTGCCGAGGGCGAGGATGAGCGTGTGCTGCGCGCCGCAAATGCGATGCTTGAGGAGACGACCGATGTCCCTATCCTGATCGGTCGACCGGATGTGATTGCGTCCCGCGCCGAACGCGCAGGACTGCCAATCCGTCCGGAAAAAGACTTTGAAATCGTGAACCCTGAAAGCGATTCACGTTACCGCGAATATTGGGAAACCTATCACGAACTTATGGCCCGGCGCGGTGTCACCCCCGACCTTGCCCGCGCGATCATGCGCACAAACACGACGGCCATCGGGGCCGTTATGGTCCACCGCTCTGAAGCCGACAGCCTGCTGTGCGGCACGTTTGGCCAATATAGCTGGCACCTCAACTATATCGAGCAGGTGCTTGGCCGGGACGGTCTGACACCGCATGGCGCGCTGTCGATGATGATCCTTGAGGACGGGCCGCTGTTCATCGCGGATACGCAGGTGAACAACCATCCGACCCCGGAACAGATCGCCCTTTCGACCATTGGCGCTGCAAGGCACGTTCGCCGTTTCGGGCTGATCCCGCATGTTGCACTGTGCAGCCATTCGCAATTCGGCAACCTTGATACCGATTCCGGCAAGCGAATGCGCGAGGCGATGCGTATCTTGCAAAACAATGAGGTCGATTTCAACTTCGATGGAGAGATGCACATCGACTCCGCGCTCGACCCGGATATCCGTTCGCGCATCTTCCCGGCATCGCGGCTGGAAGGTGCTGCGAATGTGCTGATTTTCGCGGGCACCGATACGGCCTCTGGCGTGCGCAACATCCTCAAGCACAAGGCCAACGGGCTTGAGGTCGGGCCGATCCTGATGGGGATGGGCAACCGCGCCCATATCGTCACGCCGTCCATCACGGCACGCGGTTTGCTGAACATGTCGGCTGTCGCCGGAACGCCGGTTGCACATTACCGCTGATCGCTCAGCCAATTGACGCGGTTGCCGCCGCGCCGTCCCCCGCATATCGTTCGCGTTGGGGGAGGATGAGGCATGGCATATCAGGATATCTACGACGGTTGGAAAGCCGATCCGGAAGCTTTCTGGATGAGGGCCGCGGAAGCAATCGATTGGGTCCGGCCACCATCCAGGGCCCTGTTCGACGATAACGCCCCGATCTACGACTGGTTTTCGGACGGACTGGTCAACACATGCTGGAACTGCGTGGACCGCCATGTCGAGGCAGGGCGCGGCGATGACATCGCGATCTATCATGACAGTCCGATCACACATGCCACCAAAGGCATTACTTTCGCAGAACTGCAACGGCGCGTCGCGACATTGGCCGGTGCACTGCGCGCGCGCGGTATCGAAAAAGGCGACCGGGTCATCATCTACATGCCGATGATACCGCAGGCTGTCGAGGCGATGCTGGCTTGCGCTCGCCTGGGGGCCATCCATTCGGTGGTGTTTGGCGGCTTTGCGGCGAACGAACTCGCCGTGCGCATCGACGATGCTCAGCCCAAGGCCATCATCGCCGCATCCGCCGGGCTGGAGCCGGGGCGCGTCGTCCATTACAAGCCGCTGCTGGATCAGGCCATAGATCAGGCTAGGCACAAACCCGACTTCTGCGTCATCTTCCAGCGAGAGGAAGAGGTCGCGAAGCTGACGGAGGGCCGGGATGTCAACTGGCATGGCTTCCAATATGGCGTGGAGCCCGTGGATTGTGTCCCCGTCGAAGGCAACCACCCGGTCTATATCCTGTATACCTCTGGCACCACGGGTCAGCCAAAAGGGGTCGTTCGCCCCACCGCCGGTCATCTGGTGGCGCTGCAATGGTCGATGACGAATATCTACAATATCGGACCCGGCGACCGTTTCTGGGCGGCATCCGATGTCGGCTGGGTCGTTGGCCACAGCTATATCTGCTATGGTCCGCTGATCGCCGGGGCGCAGACCGTGGTGTTCGAGGGCAAGCCCATCGGCACACCTCATGCCGGCGTGTTCTGGCGCACGATCCAGAACAATCGGATCAAAAGCTTCTTCACCGCCCCGACAGCCATCCGCGCAATCCGGCGAGAGGACCCGGATGGTGAATATATCCGCCGCTACAAGCTGCACGACTTGCAGGCGCTGTTCCTGGCGGGAGAGCGTGCTGATCCGGAAACCATCAGATGGGCGCAGGAACATCTGGGCGTCCCGGTGATCGACCATTGGTGGCAGACGGAAACTGGCTGGGCCATCGCCGCAAATCCGCTGGGGATCGAGGAGATGCCGATAAAGCTGGGCAGCCCGACCGTGCCAATGCCGGGCTATGACGTTCGGGTCCTGGATGAGGGCGGCAATCCGGTGCCACCAGGAACGCTCGGCGCCATTGCGATCAAGCTGCCATTGCCCCCGGGCACGCTATCCGGCCTTTGGAATGCCGAGGACAGATACCGCAAGTCATACCTGTCGCACTTTCCCGGCTATTACGAAACTGGCGATGCGGGCTATCTGGATGAGGATGGTTATCTCTACATCATGGCGCGGACCGATGACGTCATCAATGTGGCAGGTCACAGGCTGTCGACCGGCGCGATGGAAGAGGTTCTGGCGCAGCACAGCGATGTTGCGGAATGCGCGGTGATCGGTGTGAATGACCCGCTGAAGGGGCAGGCCCCGATGGGGTTCCTCTGCCTGAAGAAGGGCAGCCAGACGCCGCACGAACAAATTGTGCAGGACGTTATCAGGATGGTACGTGATGAAATCGGCCCGGTCGCCGCGTTCAAACGGGCTGTGATCGTCAACCGCCTGCCCAAAACGCGTTCCGGCAAGATCCTTCGGGCAACGATGTCAAAGATTGCGGATGGCGAGGAGTTCAAGACCCCTGCCACCATCGAAGACCCGGCCGTGCTGGATGAAATCACCAAAGCCCTCAACAGCCAGGCGCGCGGCTGATCTGTTCAAAAAATGAAGCATCCCGCCCGTGCGATACGGACGGGATGTGCCTGTCCCGTCAACCCTGCCGAAAGCCCGCGATTATCCTGACGGCGTTAGATGGAGCCACCAGATATTGTGTTTTTGGGGTCTGTGCGACCCAACCTGCGGGATAGACTTCCACATATCAAGGTTTTTTTGGTTAACGCGCGCAATTTCCTGTTTACTTTTCTGAGCACGTCAGAGCAGCACCATCTGCGCCAGTCCAAGAAAGGCAAAAAAACCAACCACATCGGTTACGGTTGTCACAAACGTGCCCGAGGCGAGCGCAGGATCGGCCCCGACTTTTTCCAGCGTCAGCGGGACAAGAATTCCGGCCAAAGCAGCGACAAACAGGTTCACAACCATCGCAATCGCGATCACCCATGCCAGAGAAAGCCCGTCAAACCAGATCCACGCAACGACGCCCATCACGACGGCGAAGCACAAGCCATTCAACACGCCCACCACCGCCTCTCGCCCGACGACCCGCCAGACGTTGGACCCGGTCAGGCTTTTTGTCGCAAGCGCCCGCACCGCAACGGTTAGTGTCTGCGTGCCCGCATTCCCCCCCATCGAAGCGACAATCGGCATCAGCACCGCCAGTGCCACGATCTGCGAAATCGTCGCTTCGAACATTGCGATGACAAAGGATGCGAGGATCGCCGTCGCAAGGTTCACGCCCAGCCAGGGCAGACGCTGCCAAAGCGTTTCAACAACAGTATCGGAAATCGAGCTTTCGTCGCCAACACCGGCCAAACGCAGGATATCTTCCTCGTGCTCGTCATCCAGCACCTCCATCGCGTCGTCGATGGTGATGACGCCGACAAGCCGGTCATGCTCATCCACGACTGGCGTCGAAATCAGGTGGTACTGGTTGAAGGCATAGGCCACGTCTGCCTCATTCGCGAAGGCATCAATCGGGCGGAAGCTTTCCTCGGTTATGTCGCGCAGCAGCACTTCGCGCCGCGCGCCCAGCAGGCGGCCAAGTGCCACATATCCGGCGGGGTGTCTGCGCGGATCGACCAGAACGACGTGGTAGAACTGATCCGGCAGATCCTCTTCGCTGCGCAGATAGTCGATGGTATCGCCGACCGTCCAATGTTCTGGCGCCGTCACCACCTCGGACTGCATCATCCGTCCAGCGGAATATTCCGGATATGTCAGCGACTGCTCGACGGCGGCGCGATCCGATTCGTCAAGCGCCGCCAGAACCTTCTTCTGCTCGTCTTCGTCCAGTTCTTCGATCAGTTCGACAATGTCGTCGCTGTCCATCTCGCGGACAGCGTCGGCAAGCGCCGCTTTCGGCATCAGTTCGACGACTTCGTCGCGGATAGACTCATCGATTTCCGAAAGGATGTCGCCGTCAATCTCTCCGGACCAGAGCGACATGAAGACGCGCCGACGCGCGGGGGACAGGTTCTCGATGACGTCGGCGATGTCTGCCGCGTGCATCGGGTCCAGCAATTCGTTCAGGCGAACGGGGTCTTCATCGTCAATCGCGTCGCGTATCTGATCCAGCAGAACGCGAGACGGCGTGAAATCGTCCTCATCATCGTCTTCGGGCGGTTGGGGCTCTGCGGCCTTTTCCTCCGAAACGGCTTCTGGCTGATCGGCAGTCAGATCCGGGCGCTGATCGTCGTCCTGCATGGCCCCCCCTTCTCGTTCTTTGGCGATGGCTGGTGGATCGGGCGGCGGGGCCCAAAGGTGATCTTAAATATCCCTTGTAACAGGGGCAATAATCAGCTGTTCAGCAACGTCAACGCCTTTGCATGAATTTCCGGCGTTGCTGCGGCAATGATACGCCCGCCGTTATGCGCCGGCTCACCCTGCCAATCGGTCACGACACCGCCCGCAGCCTGAACGACGGCAATCGGTGCTACGACATCATAGGCCTGCAGCCCGGCCTCGATCACCAGATCGACCTGCCCGAGCGCCAGCAAGGCATATCCATAGCAATCCAGCCCATAGCGGGTCAGCCGAACCTGCGACGCAACGCGGTGAAACCCTTCGTATTCGTCTGACGATCCGACCTCGGGAAAGGTGCTCAGCAAAGTTGCCTCGTGAAGGGCCACGTCTTTGCGTGTCTCAAGGGCTCGCTCCCCCTCTCGCGTCACAACCCGTGCGCGCCCAAGCCCGCCTTCGAAGCGTTCGCCGGTGAATGGCTGATCGACAATACCAAAGATCGGCCCGCTTTCATCCGTCAGGCCGATCAGCGTACCCCAGCTTGGCGCGCCAGAGATAAAGGCGCGGGTTCCATCGATCGGGTCAAGAACCCAGGTCAGGCCAGAGGATCCGGGCTGGGTCCCGAACTCTTCCCCCAATATCGCGTCCTCGGGACGCCGGTCGGCCAGAATCTGCCGCATCGCCCGTTCACTTTGCCGGTCAGCCTCGGTTACCGGATCGAAACCACCCGCCTGCTTGTTGTCGGGCCGCAAGCCTTCGCTGCGAAACAGAGGCATGGTTTTTGCGCGGGCCGCATCAGCCATCGCAGCAGCGGTGTCGAATATATCGGACCTGTCCATGTCGCCCCCATCGTTTCGCTGGCCTGATAGCGCGAAATCACGGGGGCGAACAGCCGCGCCATCACGCGGCGTGTGACAGAACCCTTGCCAGTTCGAAAATCTGGCGGCGCTGCGCCTCGGGCATCGCATAATATGCACGGATAAGCTGCAAAGCCTCTTTGCTGGCGATGATGTCGTCATCCAGAGAGGTGGCAGCGCGGCCACCGCTTATCCCTTCAAAGAAAAAGCTGATAGGCACATCGAGCGCAAGGGAGATATCCCACAGTCGCGAGGCCGAAACGCGGTTTGCACCAGTCTCATACTTCTGTATTTGCTGAAATTTGATGCCGACCTGATCCGCCAGCTGCTGCTGGGTCATACCAATAAGCCAACGCCGGTGGCGAATGCGCGTGCCCACATGCACATCAACTTCGTGCTTCATAACAATCCTCACCTAGTCTCGTAGAGTCATATACCAATTTAAAAACGCTGGCGACTCGGAATGACACATAACACGTTAAAGTTGACTGAAAGGACAGGCGAAAAATCATCAGAATGCATAAAAACGCCCCTTTCGGCAAAAACCAGCCGAAAAATTGGTACACGTTTTCCGAACTTGTCCGAATCATGCAATGTCCTGCCCAAATCCGCGCTTTTGGGTGGTCATGCGATTTTTCTGCATTCCACGGCACCAGGGCAGACAACCGTCGCAAAGTTGATCATTTTGCTCTTCGCATCCGTTGAAAACATGCGATACTGAGCCAATATTTACCTGTGACAGGCGCATCCGCGCCGCCAACGCCAGTTATGGAGAGTTTGATGGCTGAATACGACACCCTACGTCAGGCCCAGGCCCAGACGGGTGCCGCGACCCGCGCCGAGATTGACGCCGGCCTTCGCGCGTACATGTCGAAGGTTTACGGCATTATGGCAACCGGCATGGCCGTGACTGCCTTCTTTGCCCTAGGGCTGAACATGCTCGCCGTCGGTTCGGACGGTACCCTGACTCAGATCGGTTACGCCGTTTATGCGTCACCGCTGAAATGGGTACTGATGTTCGCGCCTCTGCTGGTGGTCTTCGCTTTCGGTGCCGCCGTTTATCGGCTGTCGACCCAAGCAGCGACGCTCATTTTCTACGGCTTTGCCGCATTGATGGGCATGTCGATCAGCTGGATTTTCCTGCGCTACACCGGCACGTCCATCGCAGCGACGTTCTTCGCGACCGCAGGCGCTTTCGCGGGTCTGTCATTCTACGGTTACACGACCAAGCGCGATCTGTCGGGCATGGGCACGTTCCTGATGATGGGTCTGATCGGTCTGATCATCGCTTCGATCGTGAACATCTTCCTGCAGTCGGGCGCGATGCAATTCGCGATCTCGGTCATTGGCGTCCTGATCTTCGCAGGTCTGACCGCCTTCGATACGCAGAACATCAAGAACACCTACCTGCAACTGCGTGAATCGAACCAGGACTTCCTGGGCAAGGCCGCCATCCTCGGCGCGCTGAACCTGTATCTGGACTTCCTGAATCTGTTCATGTTCCTTCTGCAGTTCATGGGCGCCAGCAACGACTGATCCTGTCGCCGCACTCATACAGAAAGGCCCCGCGATTGCGGGGCCTTTTTCGTTTGCGGGGATGATGTGCCGCCGGTTGTTACGGCCACTCCTTCGCCACCATGGTCAACACGTCATATTGCGCGACAACCTCATCTTTCTGGTTGGTGACGCGGCAATCCCAGCGGACTTCGGCATGTTCGGCATTCTCGCGCGGATTGATCTCCTTGCAGGTCAGCCGCACCTGCAGCGTATCGCCGAAATAGACCGGGGTCAGAAAGCGCAGATTGTCCACGCCGTAATTGGCCAGAACCGGACCCGGATCGGGATCGACGAACAGGCCCGCCGCGAAGGACGCAATCAGATAACCATGCGCCACGCGGTCATCGAAGAACGGGTTCGCCTTCGCGGCCTCTTCATCCATATGGGCATAGAAGGTGTCGCCGGTGAAATTGGCGAAATGTTCGACATCCTCCTCGGTCACCTCGCGCGCATCGGTGACGATCTGATCGCCAAGGCGCAGTTCTTCGACCGACTTGCGGAACGGATGCTTGCCCGTGCTGGTATCGGCACCATCCGACCAGATGCCAGTCACCGCGCTCAGCAGATGCGGGGCGCCCTGAACGGCGGTGCGCTGCATGTAATGCTTCACCGCGCGCATCCCGCCGAGTTCCTCGCCGCCACCGGCCCGGCCCGGCCCGCCATGAACCAGAGGCGCCAAGGGCGAGCCATGCCCGGTCGATGATTTCGCCGACCGCCGGTTCCCGATCAGCACCCGGCCATGCATCGGCGCCATGCCGATGACCATCTCTGCGGCGACATCCTTGCTGTCTGTGAAAACCGATGCCACGAGAGATCCCTTCCCGCGATGGGTCAGTGCCACGGCATCCGCGACATCATCATAGGGCATCAAGGTGACCACCGGCCCGAACGCCTCGACATCATTGGCCACCGCATCGGCCGGATTGTCGGCCAGCAGCACCACCGGATTGATGAACGCCCCTTTTTCCGCATCGCCAGAACTGACATTCACATCACCCGGATCGCCCAGCACGATCTGCGAGGAGGCTTTCAGATCCTCGATCCGTTCGCGCACTTCCTCTCGCTGATCCAGACTGGCGAGCGGTCCCATCCGCGTGCCATCCACCGCAGGATCGCCGGTCACGGTCTTTTCCAGCTTCGCCTTCAGCGCCTCGATCACCGCATCGACATGGGCGCGCGGCACAATGGCGCGGCGGATCGCGGTGCATTTCTGGCCCGCCTTGCTGGTCATCTCGCGCAGGACCTCGCGGACGAACAGATCGAACTCCTCGCTCCCCGGCCCCGCATCCGGCCCAAGGACCGAGGCGTTCAGGCTGTCGGCCTCCATCGTGAAGCGGACCGAGTTTTCGATGATCGCAGGCGAGGTTTTCAGCATCCGCCCGGTTGAGGCCGATCCGGTAAAGGTCACCACATCCTGACAGGTCACATGGTCCAGCAAATCCCCGGCAGAGCCAGATACAAGCTGCAAGGCCCCATCGGGCAGAATGCCCATATCGACGATCCGGCGGACCATCAGCTCGGTCAGGTAAGCGGTCTGGCTGGCCGGTTTGACGATCGTCGGCATCCCCGCAATCAGCGTCGGCGCGATCTTTTCCAGCATCCCCCAGATCGGAAAGTTGAAGGCGTTGATATGGACCGCCACGCCCTGCAGAGGCGTCAGGATATGCTGGCCCGAAAAGCTGGAATCCTTTGATAAAGGCTCAACCGGGCCATCGGGGATGACTTTCGCATTCGGCAATTCGCGCCGCGCTTTCGATGCCAGCGTCAGAAGCGTGCCGATACCGCCTTCGATATCGACCCAGCCATCGGCCCGCGTGGCCCCGGTCCAGAAGCTTTCGGTATAGAAATCCTCTTTCATCTCCATCAGCTTGAGGCCGATTTCCTTCAGCATCAGCGCCCGCTGATGAACCGTCAAATCACGCAGCGCACGACCGCCCTTCTCGCGCCCGTATTCAAGCGCCGCCGCATGATCGAGACCTGAGGCGTCGATCAGCGCCACCACCTCGCCGGTGGCAGCATTCAGCAATTCCTTGCCGTCTTTCGATCCGTTGCGCCATTCGCCGCAGATATAGGATTGCAGCAGTCGAGGGGTTTGCACATTCATCGCATATCCTTTCAGGCCAGCCCCATCGGCGCCAGCAGGTCATTCACCCGCTGCGCCCACAGCTCGCGCAGCTTTTCGTTCTCGGTATGGCGCAGACCGAACCGCGCCTGCGTGTCATAGCGTTTCGAGGCCGACTGCCCGAATGTCGCATCGACCTTCGGCATCCAATAGGCTATGGCATCCTTGGCCTGCGCGCGTCCCTCATCGCTTTCGGCGATCTGGCGCAGCCCGTTCAGACCCAGTTCGACGTGACGCGCCTCTCTGGGCGCGATTTCGCGATAGGTATCGGCCAGGGGCGCATAGCTGACGCGCTTCATCTCATCCATCTGCACGACCGTTGCCAGACCCATCAGCACATTCAGCACCACCGCATCGACATAGCCCTGCAACGGATAGTGAAAGACCGACAGGCGCATATCGTCGCCATGCCGCGCAGCCGCCAGGTCGGCATCGCGATCCATCCGCGCGGCCCAGTCATGGCTGTTGTCATACCGCGCCGTATCGGCCCCGAATTCGCCCATCACCGCGAGGACGCGACCCGCATGATCCAGCTTTTCCTGCGTGATCTTGGCCGCCGCGATCCGGTTCTTGATGCCGGGCGCATCGTTGATCGTATCGGCAAAGCCCGCCGCCCCCGCCAGTTCGCTGTCCACGAATGACGCCATCAGCCGCAGCAACTCGCCCCGGTAGCGCGGCGGGACATTGCCGGGAGAGGTCAGCTTGCCGCCCTGCGCCAGATAATCCTCGATCTTCATATCCATTGCCGCCCCCTATTCGTCATAGCTGACGACGATGCGGTCGGTCAGCGGATAGCATTGGCAGGTCAGCACATAGCCCTGCGCAACCTCGTAATCTTCAAGCGCGTGGTTAATCGCCATCTCGGCCTCGCCTTCCAACACCTTGGCGCGGCAGGTCGAACAGACCCCGGCCTTGCAGGCATAGGGCGCGTCCATATCGGCGGCCAAAGCGGCATCCAGAAGGTTCTCGCCCTGTTTCGGCATCCTGAATGTGCGCGTGGCACCGTCCAGCGTCACTACGGCCTCGGTCGCATCGCCCGACTGCGCGGCATCCTTGCTGACGGCCTTTTTCTTCGCCCGGCCGGGCTGGCTGGAGGCGAAGAGTTCGAATTTGATCTGCGCGTCATCCAGTCCCGCCTTGCGCAGGCTGTCGGCCACGGTCAGCATCAGCCCTTCCGGCCCGCAGATGAACGCCGTGTCGATGCTGGCCGGATCGATCCAGTTATCGAACAGCGCCTGCATCTTCTCGGCATCGATCCGGCCCGTGAACAGGTCGATCTCCTGCCCCTCGGATTTCAGGATATGGATGACCGAGAACCGACCGAGATAGGCATTCTTCAGATCCTCCAACTCCTCACGGAACATGATCGAATTTACGGATCGGTTGGCATAGATCAGCGTGAACCGGCTTTTGGGTTCGCGTTTGAGCGTTGTCTTGATGATCGACAGGACCGGCGTGATGCCCGACCCCGCCGCGACGCCGACATAATGCTTGACCGCCGCGCCATCCAGATCGGTGTTGAAACGGCCCATGGGCGGCATGGCGTCCAGTTCCATCCCGACGGCCAGATCCTCATTCGCCCATGTGGAAAATGCCCCGCCATCGACACGCTTGATGCCGACTCGCAGCGCACCGTCATCGCGGCCTGCACAGATCGAATAGGACCGGCGCAGCTCTTCGCCGTCGAAATCGCGCCGGAAGGTCAGATACTGACCTTGCGTGAAATCAAAGCTGGCTGCGTCTTCCGGTCTTGGTTGCAGCGTCACGACGACGGCGTCGCGGGTGTCGCGGCGCACATCGGTAACCTGCAAGGGAAGGAAGCGGGGCATGGCGGTTCCTCTAATGGCACTTGAAATAGTCGAAGGGTTCCAGACAGGCATTGCACACCCAACTGGCCTTGCAGGGGGTCGAGCCGAACTGGCTGACCCGCCGCGTGTCGGTGGCACCGCAT contains the following coding sequences:
- a CDS encoding cytidine deaminase produces the protein MQRAESADDNRRPPMSLLDAAREVREAAYAPYSTFKVGAAVRGASGTIYRGCNVENVAYPEGTCAEAGAIAAMVAAGETQLTEVAVIAGSPEPVPPCGGCRQKLAEFGRSDTPVLLATTSGATFSTTIGELLPGRFDAGHMGGS
- a CDS encoding thymidine phosphorylase; its protein translation is MNEAGGPSKVTDLRPIIARLRDEGELDDRGARLIAAGLSDGSLSDAQAGAFAMAVLLRGLSAEGRTALTRAMRDSGDLMTWDLPGPVVDKHSTGGVGDVVSLVVAPLLAACGAYVPMISGRGLGHTGGTLDKLEAIPGFDCDLTEEAFRKAVGEVGCAIVAASADLAPADRRLYAIRDEAGAVESIDLITASILSKKLAVGPDALVLDVKTGSGAFMGTPEQAEALAVSLVETAEAAGCRTSALITDMDQPLARAAGNALEVAEAIRCLRGEASALRELSLALSAEALRLTGQDDAYSLAADALQSGRAAEVLARMVVAQGGPSDLLDNPAAHLETAPITRPVPAPPGFVEAIDTTALGQAVVALGGGRVRAGQKIDHRVGLSELRRRCEATGGQLALVHAATEADADIAIAAVQKSYHLADKAPAPQKLIRARAVAEQSDTEEQRDRWNPK
- a CDS encoding NADP-dependent malic enzyme; the protein is MEEQRQDKARASALEYHEFPRPGKLEIRATKPLANGRDLARAYSPGVAEACMEIKENPADAARYTSRGNLVAVVSNGTAVLGLGNIGPLASKPVMEGKAVLFKKFANIDCFDLEIAEADPEKLAAIVQSLEPSFGAINLEDIKAPECFIVEKLCRERMNIPVFHDDQHGTAIVVGAAAANALRVVGKKFEDIKIVSTGGGAAGIACLNMLLKLGVKRENVWLCDIHGLVYEGRTDDMNPQKAAYAQNSDLRTLDQVIDGADMFLGLSGPGVLKQDMVGRMAPRPVVFALANPTPEIMPDEVKAIAPDAVIATGRSDFPNQVNNVLCFPFIFRGALDVGATQINDEMQIACIEGIAALARATTAAEAAAAYRGETLTFGPDYLIPKPFDPRLIGVVSSAVAKAAMESGVATRPLEDINAYKRKLDGSVFRSALIMRPVFEAAATASRRIVFAEGEDERVLRAANAMLEETTDVPILIGRPDVIASRAERAGLPIRPEKDFEIVNPESDSRYREYWETYHELMARRGVTPDLARAIMRTNTTAIGAVMVHRSEADSLLCGTFGQYSWHLNYIEQVLGRDGLTPHGALSMMILEDGPLFIADTQVNNHPTPEQIALSTIGAARHVRRFGLIPHVALCSHSQFGNLDTDSGKRMREAMRILQNNEVDFNFDGEMHIDSALDPDIRSRIFPASRLEGAANVLIFAGTDTASGVRNILKHKANGLEVGPILMGMGNRAHIVTPSITARGLLNMSAVAGTPVAHYR
- a CDS encoding propionyl-CoA synthetase gives rise to the protein MAYQDIYDGWKADPEAFWMRAAEAIDWVRPPSRALFDDNAPIYDWFSDGLVNTCWNCVDRHVEAGRGDDIAIYHDSPITHATKGITFAELQRRVATLAGALRARGIEKGDRVIIYMPMIPQAVEAMLACARLGAIHSVVFGGFAANELAVRIDDAQPKAIIAASAGLEPGRVVHYKPLLDQAIDQARHKPDFCVIFQREEEVAKLTEGRDVNWHGFQYGVEPVDCVPVEGNHPVYILYTSGTTGQPKGVVRPTAGHLVALQWSMTNIYNIGPGDRFWAASDVGWVVGHSYICYGPLIAGAQTVVFEGKPIGTPHAGVFWRTIQNNRIKSFFTAPTAIRAIRREDPDGEYIRRYKLHDLQALFLAGERADPETIRWAQEHLGVPVIDHWWQTETGWAIAANPLGIEEMPIKLGSPTVPMPGYDVRVLDEGGNPVPPGTLGAIAIKLPLPPGTLSGLWNAEDRYRKSYLSHFPGYYETGDAGYLDEDGYLYIMARTDDVINVAGHRLSTGAMEEVLAQHSDVAECAVIGVNDPLKGQAPMGFLCLKKGSQTPHEQIVQDVIRMVRDEIGPVAAFKRAVIVNRLPKTRSGKILRATMSKIADGEEFKTPATIEDPAVLDEITKALNSQARG